One stretch of Paroedura picta isolate Pp20150507F chromosome 13, Ppicta_v3.0, whole genome shotgun sequence DNA includes these proteins:
- the MTMR3 gene encoding phosphatidylinositol-3,5-bisphosphate 3-phosphatase MTMR3 isoform X11 — translation MDEETQHSLECIQANQIFPRKQLIREDENLQVPFLELHGESTEYVGRAEDAIIALSNYRLHIKFKESIVNVPLQLIENVECRDIFQLHLTCKDCKVIRCQFSTFEQCQEWLKRLNNAIRPPSKIEDLFSFAYHAWCMEVYASEKEQHGDLCRPGDHVTSRFKNEVERMGFDMNNAWRISNINEKYKLCSSYPQELIVPAWITDKELESVASFRSWKRIPAVVYRHQSNGAVISRCGQPEVSWWGWRNADDEHLVQSVAKACASDSKSNNSKLMNGNCSRDFSNGGDFSDMEFDSSLSNASGAETLAIQPQKLLILDARSYAAAVANRAKGGGCECPEYYPNCEVVFMGMANIHSIRKSFQSLRLLCTQMPDPGNWLSALESTKWLQHLSVLLKSALLVVHAVDRDQRPVLVHCSDGWDRTPQIVALAKLLLDPYYRTIEGFQVLVETEWLDFGHKFADRCGHGENSDDLNERCPVFLQWLDCVHQLQRQFPCSFEFNEAFLVKLVQHTYSCLFGTFLCNNAKERGEKHTQERTCSVWSLLRAGNKAFKNLLYSSQSESVLYPVCHVRNLMLWSAVYLPCSSPSTPADDTCAPYPVPNSTPEDQPLGRLPKTRSFDNLTTACDSSVPTANRRSSDPSLNEKWQEHRRSLELSSLGNPGDDLFDGENLGKQGKTLVGAELSVAAGVAEGQMVNILQEATKEEGGLEESVRSTVKTADKEGEEDVSQNKESRTENMDGYANHLCKKVEKEADTPVDNPISIPQVDLQGAFELQGQENEHVAVQKPFEARGLQTGFLDNFVNSSIQRAEENSVRLSVETEKPHGTPQHSPLLPVLQEAGISNMESSTETLTENGAKPELIQNAPCHWFHSTENSAGELPETVESRPEREDMIELHRLATNLNRTPKISNMHSPLPSPCALPLTECKEDIVCNGEVESENKVTDKPAGFSVTHKYPAPNGHCVNGEEGRIKVPLSRQVSTASCSSAPLHLRNLHHKGIAGRHQTANSPDQPARSHLDDDGMPIYADVIQQRLRQIESGHQQEVETLKKQVQELRSRLESQYLNSSLRFNGDYGDEVVTRWLPDHLAAHCYGCDSAFWLASRKHHCRNCGNVFCSSCCNQKVPVPSQQLFEPSRVCKSCYSSLHPNSSSLDLELDKPIAATSN, via the exons GTCCCTTTTCTTGAACTTCATGGTGAAAGCACAGAATATGTGGGGCGAGCTGAAGATGCCATTATTGCACTTTCCAACTACAGACTTCACATCAAATTTAAGGAATCAATTGTGAAC GTTCCATTACAGCTTATAGAAAACGTTGAATGCCGGGACATATTTCAGCTTCATTTGACTTGTAAAGACTGTAAAGTTATCAG GTGTCAGTTTTCTACCTTTGAGCAGTGTCAAGAATGGCTTAAACGGCTTAATAATGCAATCCGCCCTCCATCAAAGATAGAAGATCTGTTTTCATTTGCTTACCATGCCTGGTGTATGGAGGTGTATGCTAGTGAAAAAGAACAGCACGGTGATTTGTGTCGACCAG GGGATCATGTAACATCAAGATTTAAAAACGAGGTTGAAAGGATGGGTTTTGATATGAACAATGCCTGGAGGATTTCCAACATCAATGAGAAGTACAA ACTTTGCAGTAGCTACCCTCAAGAACTCATAGTTCCTGCTTGGATCACAGACAAAGAGCTGGAGAGTGTGGCAAGCTTCCGATCTTGGAAACGCATCCCTGCTGTCGTTTACAG GCACCAGAGCAATGGAGCAGTAATTTCCCGTTGCGGGCAGCCTGAAGTCAGTTGGTGGGGCTGGAGAAATGCTGATGATGAACATCTTGTTCAATCAGTGGCCAAAGCCTGTGCCTCGGACTCTAAGTCAAACAACAGTAAGCTAATGAATGGAAACTGTTCAAGAGATTTTTCCAATGGAGGAGACTTTTCTGATATGGAATTTG ATTCCTCCTTGTCAAATGCTTCAGGAGCAGAAACCTTAGCTATACAGCCTCAGAAACTCTTGATCTTGGATGCACGCTCTtatgcagctgctgtggcaaACAGGGCCAAAGGTGGAGGTTGCGAATGTCCAG AGTATTATCCAAACTGTGAAGTCGTGTTCATGGGAATGGCAAACATCCATTCCATCCGGAAGAGTTTTCAGTCATTGCGTTTGCTCTGCACGCAAATGCCAGACCCTGGAAA CTGGCTGTCAGCTCTGGAAAGCACCAAATGGCTGCAGCACCTGTCTGTGCTTCTGAAATCGGCACTGCTGGTAGTTCATGCAGTGGACAGAGACCAGCGACCTGTCTTGGTGCATTGTTCCGATGGCTGGGACCGAACGCCACAGATAGTGGCTCTGGCTAAGCTGCTACTGGATCCGTATTACAGGACCATAGAG GGTTTCCAGGTGCTGGTGGAAACGGAGTGGCTGGATTTTGGCCATAAGTTTGCTGATCGCTGTGGCCATGGTGAGAATTCGGATGACCTGAATGAACGCTGCCCAGTGTTTTTGCAGTGGCTCGACTGTGTCCATCAGCTCCAGAGGCAATTCCCTTGCTCTTTCGAGTTTAACGAAGCATTCCTT GTCAAGTTGGTGCAGCACACCTACTCTTGCCTTTTTGGTACATTCCTGTGCAACAATGCGAAGGAGAGAGGCGAAAAACACACCCAAGAAAGGACATGTTCAGTTTGGTCTCTGCTGCGAGCAGGAAACAAAGCCTTCAAAAATCTGCTCTACTCCTCCCAATCGGAATCT GTGCTGTATCCTGTGTGCCACGTACGAAATCTTATGCTTTGGAGTGCAGTTTATTTGCCATGTTCTTCCCCTTCTACCCCAGCAGATGATACTTGTGCCCCCTATCCAGTCCCAAACTCAACTCCTGAAGATCAGCCCCTGGGAAG GCTACCAAAGACGAGGTCCTTTGACAATCTGACGACAGCCTGTGACAGCAGTGTACCTACAGCCAACCGGCGCAGCAGCGATCCCAGTCTAAATGAGAAATGGCAGGAACATCGCCGTTCTCTGGAGCTCAGCAGCCTTGGGAATCCAGGGGATGATCTCTTTGATGGAGAGAACCTGGGCAAACAAGGCAAGACTCTGGTTGGAGCAGAACTTTCTGTGGCTGCAGGTGTAGCAGAAGGACAGATGGTGAACATCTTGCAGGAGGCTACTAAGGAGGAAGGGGGCCTGGAGGAAAGCGTGAGGAGCACTGTGAAAACAGCAGATAAAGAAGGGGAAGAGGATGTGTCCCAGAATAAAGAAAGCAGGACTGAAAATATGGATGGCTATGCTAATCATTtgtgtaaaaaggttgagaaggagGCAGACACTCCTGTGGACAATCCAATTTCCATCCCGCAGGTAGATTTACAGGGTGCTTTTGAGCTTCAGGGACAAGAGAATGAACATGTAGCTGTCCAGAAGCCTTTTGAGGCgagaggactgcagactggcttTTTGGACAACTTTGTAAATAGTAGCATTCAAAGAGCAGAGGAGAACAGTGTTAGACTCTCTGTAGAAACCGAAAAACCCCATGGTACCCCCCAGCATAGCCCACTGTTGCCTGTCCTGCAGGAGGCAGGAATCTCAAACATGGAGAGTTCTACTGAAACCTTAACAGAGAATGGAGCTAAGCCAGAACTGATCCAAAATGCCCCTTGCCATTGGTTCCATTCCACGGAAAACAGCGCTGGTGAACTTCCTGAGACTGTTGAAAGTCGACCTGAGAGGGAGGACATGATAGAACTTCACAGATTGGCAACAAACTTAAACAGGACTCCTAAGATCAGCAACATGCACAGCCCGTTGCCTTCACCTTGTGCCTTGCCTTTAACTGAATGTAAAGAGGACATTGTCTGTAATGGGGAGGTGGAGTCTGAGAACAAGGTGACAGACAAACCCGCTGGGTTCAGTGTTACCCACAAGTACCCTGCGCCAAATGGACACTGTGTGAATGGAGAGGAAGGTAGGATAAAGGTCCCTCTGAGCCGGCAGGTCTCCACAGCTAGCTGCAGTTCTGCTCCGTTGCATCTAAGGAACCTGCACCACAAGGGGATCGCAGGCCGGCACCAGACCGCAAATAGTCCAGACCAGCCCGCCCGTAGCCATCTGGATGATGATGGGATGCCAATCTATGCTGATGTAATTCAACAGCGCCTTCGCCAGATTGAAAGTGGACATCAGCAGGAGGTGGAGACGTTAAAGAAGCAGGTGCAAGAGTTGAGGAGCCGGTTGGAGAGCCAGTACCTGAACAGCTCGTTACGTTTCAATGGTGACTATGGAGATGAAGTG GTGACACGGTGGCTCCCTGATCACTTGGCGGCACACTGTTACGGCTGCGACAGTGCATTCTGGCTTGCTAGCAGGAAGCATCACTGCAG GAATTGTGGGAATGTATTTTGCTCCAGCTGCTGTAACCAGAaggtgccggtccccagccagcaGCTCTTCGAACCGAGCCGGGTCTGCAAATCCTGCTACAGCAGCTTGCATCCTAACAGCTCCAGCCTTGATCTTGAACTGGACAAGCCTATCGCTGCCACTTCCAACTGA
- the MTMR3 gene encoding phosphatidylinositol-3,5-bisphosphate 3-phosphatase MTMR3 isoform X6 → MDEETQHSLECIQANQIFPRKQLIREDENLQVPFLELHGESTEYVGRAEDAIIALSNYRLHIKFKESIVNVPLQLIENVECRDIFQLHLTCKDCKVIRCQFSTFEQCQEWLKRLNNAIRPPSKIEDLFSFAYHAWCMEVYASEKEQHGDLCRPGDHVTSRFKNEVERMGFDMNNAWRISNINEKYKLCSSYPQELIVPAWITDKELESVASFRSWKRIPAVVYRHQSNGAVISRCGQPEVSWWGWRNADDEHLVQSVAKACASDSKSNNSKLMNGNCSRDFSNGGDFSDMEFDSSLSNASGAETLAIQPQKLLILDARSYAAAVANRAKGGGCECPEYYPNCEVVFMGMANIHSIRKSFQSLRLLCTQMPDPGNWLSALESTKWLQHLSVLLKSALLVVHAVDRDQRPVLVHCSDGWDRTPQIVALAKLLLDPYYRTIEGFQVLVETEWLDFGHKFADRCGHGENSDDLNERCPVFLQWLDCVHQLQRQFPCSFEFNEAFLVKLVQHTYSCLFGTFLCNNAKERGEKHTQERTCSVWSLLRAGNKAFKNLLYSSQSESVLYPVCHVRNLMLWSAVYLPCSSPSTPADDTCAPYPVPNSTPEDQPLGRLPKTRSFDNLTTACDSSVPTANRRSSDPSLNEKWQEHRRSLELSSLGNPGDDLFDGENLGKQGKTLVGAELSVAAGVAEGQMVNILQEATKEEGGLEESVRSTVKTADKEGEEDVSQNKESRTENMDGYANHLCKKVEKEADTPVDNPISIPQVDLQGAFELQGQENEHVAVQKPFEARGLQTGFLDNFVNSSIQRAEENSVRLSVETEKPHGTPQHSPLLPVLQEAGISNMESSTETLTENGAKPELIQNAPCHWFHSTENSAGELPETVESRPEREDMIELHRLATNLNRTPKISNMHSPLPSPCALPLTECKEDIVCNGEVESENKVTDKPAGFSVTHKYPAPNGHCVNGEEGRIKVPLSRQVSTASCSSAPLHLRNLHHKGIAGRHQTANSPDQPARSHLDDDGMPIYADVIQQRLRQIESGHQQEVETLKKQVQELRSRLESQYLNSSLRFNGDYGDEVTSIPDSESNLDQNCLSRCSTEIFSEASWEQVDKQDTEVTRWLPDHLAAHCYGCDSAFWLASRKHHCRNCGNVFCSSCCNQKVPVPSQQLFEPSRVCKSCYSSLHPNSSSLDLELDKPIAATSN, encoded by the exons GTCCCTTTTCTTGAACTTCATGGTGAAAGCACAGAATATGTGGGGCGAGCTGAAGATGCCATTATTGCACTTTCCAACTACAGACTTCACATCAAATTTAAGGAATCAATTGTGAAC GTTCCATTACAGCTTATAGAAAACGTTGAATGCCGGGACATATTTCAGCTTCATTTGACTTGTAAAGACTGTAAAGTTATCAG GTGTCAGTTTTCTACCTTTGAGCAGTGTCAAGAATGGCTTAAACGGCTTAATAATGCAATCCGCCCTCCATCAAAGATAGAAGATCTGTTTTCATTTGCTTACCATGCCTGGTGTATGGAGGTGTATGCTAGTGAAAAAGAACAGCACGGTGATTTGTGTCGACCAG GGGATCATGTAACATCAAGATTTAAAAACGAGGTTGAAAGGATGGGTTTTGATATGAACAATGCCTGGAGGATTTCCAACATCAATGAGAAGTACAA ACTTTGCAGTAGCTACCCTCAAGAACTCATAGTTCCTGCTTGGATCACAGACAAAGAGCTGGAGAGTGTGGCAAGCTTCCGATCTTGGAAACGCATCCCTGCTGTCGTTTACAG GCACCAGAGCAATGGAGCAGTAATTTCCCGTTGCGGGCAGCCTGAAGTCAGTTGGTGGGGCTGGAGAAATGCTGATGATGAACATCTTGTTCAATCAGTGGCCAAAGCCTGTGCCTCGGACTCTAAGTCAAACAACAGTAAGCTAATGAATGGAAACTGTTCAAGAGATTTTTCCAATGGAGGAGACTTTTCTGATATGGAATTTG ATTCCTCCTTGTCAAATGCTTCAGGAGCAGAAACCTTAGCTATACAGCCTCAGAAACTCTTGATCTTGGATGCACGCTCTtatgcagctgctgtggcaaACAGGGCCAAAGGTGGAGGTTGCGAATGTCCAG AGTATTATCCAAACTGTGAAGTCGTGTTCATGGGAATGGCAAACATCCATTCCATCCGGAAGAGTTTTCAGTCATTGCGTTTGCTCTGCACGCAAATGCCAGACCCTGGAAA CTGGCTGTCAGCTCTGGAAAGCACCAAATGGCTGCAGCACCTGTCTGTGCTTCTGAAATCGGCACTGCTGGTAGTTCATGCAGTGGACAGAGACCAGCGACCTGTCTTGGTGCATTGTTCCGATGGCTGGGACCGAACGCCACAGATAGTGGCTCTGGCTAAGCTGCTACTGGATCCGTATTACAGGACCATAGAG GGTTTCCAGGTGCTGGTGGAAACGGAGTGGCTGGATTTTGGCCATAAGTTTGCTGATCGCTGTGGCCATGGTGAGAATTCGGATGACCTGAATGAACGCTGCCCAGTGTTTTTGCAGTGGCTCGACTGTGTCCATCAGCTCCAGAGGCAATTCCCTTGCTCTTTCGAGTTTAACGAAGCATTCCTT GTCAAGTTGGTGCAGCACACCTACTCTTGCCTTTTTGGTACATTCCTGTGCAACAATGCGAAGGAGAGAGGCGAAAAACACACCCAAGAAAGGACATGTTCAGTTTGGTCTCTGCTGCGAGCAGGAAACAAAGCCTTCAAAAATCTGCTCTACTCCTCCCAATCGGAATCT GTGCTGTATCCTGTGTGCCACGTACGAAATCTTATGCTTTGGAGTGCAGTTTATTTGCCATGTTCTTCCCCTTCTACCCCAGCAGATGATACTTGTGCCCCCTATCCAGTCCCAAACTCAACTCCTGAAGATCAGCCCCTGGGAAG GCTACCAAAGACGAGGTCCTTTGACAATCTGACGACAGCCTGTGACAGCAGTGTACCTACAGCCAACCGGCGCAGCAGCGATCCCAGTCTAAATGAGAAATGGCAGGAACATCGCCGTTCTCTGGAGCTCAGCAGCCTTGGGAATCCAGGGGATGATCTCTTTGATGGAGAGAACCTGGGCAAACAAGGCAAGACTCTGGTTGGAGCAGAACTTTCTGTGGCTGCAGGTGTAGCAGAAGGACAGATGGTGAACATCTTGCAGGAGGCTACTAAGGAGGAAGGGGGCCTGGAGGAAAGCGTGAGGAGCACTGTGAAAACAGCAGATAAAGAAGGGGAAGAGGATGTGTCCCAGAATAAAGAAAGCAGGACTGAAAATATGGATGGCTATGCTAATCATTtgtgtaaaaaggttgagaaggagGCAGACACTCCTGTGGACAATCCAATTTCCATCCCGCAGGTAGATTTACAGGGTGCTTTTGAGCTTCAGGGACAAGAGAATGAACATGTAGCTGTCCAGAAGCCTTTTGAGGCgagaggactgcagactggcttTTTGGACAACTTTGTAAATAGTAGCATTCAAAGAGCAGAGGAGAACAGTGTTAGACTCTCTGTAGAAACCGAAAAACCCCATGGTACCCCCCAGCATAGCCCACTGTTGCCTGTCCTGCAGGAGGCAGGAATCTCAAACATGGAGAGTTCTACTGAAACCTTAACAGAGAATGGAGCTAAGCCAGAACTGATCCAAAATGCCCCTTGCCATTGGTTCCATTCCACGGAAAACAGCGCTGGTGAACTTCCTGAGACTGTTGAAAGTCGACCTGAGAGGGAGGACATGATAGAACTTCACAGATTGGCAACAAACTTAAACAGGACTCCTAAGATCAGCAACATGCACAGCCCGTTGCCTTCACCTTGTGCCTTGCCTTTAACTGAATGTAAAGAGGACATTGTCTGTAATGGGGAGGTGGAGTCTGAGAACAAGGTGACAGACAAACCCGCTGGGTTCAGTGTTACCCACAAGTACCCTGCGCCAAATGGACACTGTGTGAATGGAGAGGAAGGTAGGATAAAGGTCCCTCTGAGCCGGCAGGTCTCCACAGCTAGCTGCAGTTCTGCTCCGTTGCATCTAAGGAACCTGCACCACAAGGGGATCGCAGGCCGGCACCAGACCGCAAATAGTCCAGACCAGCCCGCCCGTAGCCATCTGGATGATGATGGGATGCCAATCTATGCTGATGTAATTCAACAGCGCCTTCGCCAGATTGAAAGTGGACATCAGCAGGAGGTGGAGACGTTAAAGAAGCAGGTGCAAGAGTTGAGGAGCCGGTTGGAGAGCCAGTACCTGAACAGCTCGTTACGTTTCAATGGTGACTATGGAGATGAAGTG ACTTCAATACCTGACTCGGAAAGCAATCTGGATCAGAACTGCTTGTCTCGCTGCAGTACAGAGATTTTCTCTGAAGCCAGCTGGGAGCAGGTGGATAAACAGGACACAGAG GTGACACGGTGGCTCCCTGATCACTTGGCGGCACACTGTTACGGCTGCGACAGTGCATTCTGGCTTGCTAGCAGGAAGCATCACTGCAG GAATTGTGGGAATGTATTTTGCTCCAGCTGCTGTAACCAGAaggtgccggtccccagccagcaGCTCTTCGAACCGAGCCGGGTCTGCAAATCCTGCTACAGCAGCTTGCATCCTAACAGCTCCAGCCTTGATCTTGAACTGGACAAGCCTATCGCTGCCACTTCCAACTGA